GCCATGCACGGCCGGGCCCGGATTGCTCGCCTGATGTTAGAGTCTGAGTACAGGAGTGACATTATTAATGCAAAAAGCAATGATGGCTGGACTCCCCTCCACGTGGCTGCCCACTACGGTAGGGACTCATTTGTCCGGCTCCTCCTGGAGTTCAAGGCTGAGGTCGACCCGCTCAGCGATAAAGGTACCACTCCGCTTCAGCTTGCCATCATCCGGGAGAGGTCAAGCTGTGTGAAAATCCTGCTGGACCACAATGCCAACATCGACATTCAGAACGGGTTTCTGCTGCGCTACGCTGTGATCAAAAGCAACCACTCCTACTGCCGCATGTTTCTTCAGAGAGGAGCAGACACAAACTTGGGGCGCCTAGAAGACGGACAGACTCCTTTGCACTTGTCTGCCCTGCGTGATGACGTGCTCTGTGCACGGATGCTGTATAACTATGGAGCGGACACGAACACAAGGAACTATGAAGGTCAGACCCCACTGGCCGTTTCCATAAGTATTTCAGGAAGTAGTCGGCCGTGTTTGGATTTCTTACAAGACGTCACAAGTATGTAATACAATTACTACTATTATTGCATCTTTTCCTCTTAGTCCGAACCTTCTGAGTTGCTTGAGATATTTTTGTAATATGAGATGACTAGAAGCTAACCATTCTTATAAGTCCTGCAT
This portion of the Apodemus sylvaticus chromosome 1, mApoSyl1.1, whole genome shotgun sequence genome encodes:
- the Asb7 gene encoding ankyrin repeat and SOCS box protein 7, producing the protein MLHHHCRRNPELQEELQIQAAVAAGDVHTVRKMLEQGYSPNGRDANGWTLLHFSAARGKERCVRVFLEHGADPTVKDLIGGFTALHYAAMHGRARIARLMLESEYRSDIINAKSNDGWTPLHVAAHYGRDSFVRLLLEFKAEVDPLSDKGTTPLQLAIIRERSSCVKILLDHNANIDIQNGFLLRYAVIKSNHSYCRMFLQRGADTNLGRLEDGQTPLHLSALRDDVLCARMLYNYGADTNTRNYEGQTPLAVSISISGSSRPCLDFLQDVTRQPRTLQDLCRIKIRQCIGLQNLKLLDELPIAKVMKDYLKHKFDDI